A single genomic interval of Lewinellaceae bacterium harbors:
- a CDS encoding sensor histidine kinase yields the protein MKPNFTLIQIVDSLNEIAFLSIRTNELLSEKYADSAYSMAQDIPYKNGIGDACVRKGLLARNRGEYHLAEEYFLKALAIREGLGEIGLIINIYHNLANLYRRQGKFVIALEYYRKGLNITNEAVGEAKYEDGKIKLLNGIATCYQHLGEYQKALEYNDEDIGLRKNREDRRGVAYAFMTSGNIYQKMNHFDLAESKYKESLFIFDSLKYQPGMAQSYLNLGSLYDRRGECREEELGNYQKALSLKEFLIEDELATLYRNIGFCYLKMEKPDSALFFYNQSREMYQSAENKWGLAEIEFSLGGFYADRNQHQKALEHFTESLNILKENQISDPSLESNLSSRLADSYTETGDYAAALQYRDRYSFLQDSLYTLSMNAANYKYSYEEERRENEEQLREIENLTNQTKIQHLKKMQLIYLFIGIIIILGSAAGIALLIYRQHLRKATMDREIDDLLRNQEITTTYARLEGQDEERRRVAQDLHDGLGSMLSTVKLYFSTIDAKMDLIRLESREQYSKANQLLDEACEEVRRVAHDMHSGILKKFGLKAQLEDLAETINNSKQIEVELVTHKLSGRLDTQLEVNVYRIIQELVGNALKHARASKLNVQLSRFENIIHILVEDNGVGFKENIALEKGGIGLTGIQSRVKALDGKIAIDSTLGRGTTVSIDIPYQPQEALLENH from the coding sequence ATGAAGCCGAATTTTACGCTTATTCAAATAGTCGATTCGCTCAATGAAATAGCCTTTCTGTCCATAAGGACGAATGAATTATTATCCGAAAAGTATGCGGACAGTGCATATTCCATGGCTCAGGATATTCCGTATAAAAATGGCATTGGCGACGCTTGCGTCCGCAAAGGCCTTCTCGCCAGAAACCGCGGAGAATATCACTTGGCTGAAGAATATTTCCTCAAGGCATTGGCAATAAGGGAAGGACTAGGCGAAATAGGGCTGATCATTAACATTTATCATAATTTGGCCAATCTTTACAGGCGCCAGGGAAAGTTTGTAATAGCTTTGGAATACTATCGAAAAGGCCTAAATATAACAAATGAGGCGGTGGGCGAAGCGAAATATGAGGACGGCAAGATTAAGCTTTTGAATGGAATAGCCACTTGTTATCAGCATTTAGGGGAATATCAAAAAGCCTTGGAATATAATGATGAAGATATTGGACTTCGGAAAAATCGCGAGGATCGCCGAGGAGTAGCTTATGCCTTCATGACATCCGGAAACATTTACCAAAAGATGAATCATTTCGATTTGGCGGAATCCAAATACAAAGAAAGTTTATTCATCTTCGACAGTTTGAAATATCAACCCGGCATGGCTCAAAGCTACCTCAATTTAGGTAGCCTTTATGATAGAAGAGGCGAATGCCGGGAAGAAGAATTAGGAAATTATCAAAAGGCATTAAGCCTTAAAGAATTTCTGATCGAGGATGAACTTGCTACTTTGTATAGAAATATCGGCTTCTGTTATTTAAAAATGGAAAAACCGGACTCCGCTTTGTTTTTTTACAATCAAAGCAGGGAGATGTATCAATCTGCCGAAAATAAGTGGGGCCTGGCAGAAATCGAATTCAGTTTAGGAGGGTTTTATGCGGATAGAAATCAGCATCAAAAAGCGTTGGAGCATTTCACTGAAAGTTTAAATATTCTGAAAGAAAATCAAATCTCAGATCCGTCTCTGGAATCCAACCTGTCCAGCCGCCTTGCCGATTCTTATACTGAAACCGGCGATTATGCGGCCGCCCTTCAATACAGAGATCGCTATTCCTTTCTTCAGGACAGCCTTTACACGCTGTCTATGAACGCGGCCAATTATAAATACAGTTACGAAGAAGAACGCAGGGAAAATGAAGAACAACTGAGAGAAATTGAAAATCTTACCAATCAAACGAAAATACAACACCTAAAAAAAATGCAACTCATTTATTTGTTTATCGGAATCATCATCATATTGGGTTCAGCAGCAGGCATAGCGCTCCTGATTTACCGCCAACACCTACGCAAGGCCACAATGGACCGCGAAATTGACGACCTGCTCCGCAACCAGGAGATTACCACAACTTACGCCCGCCTGGAAGGGCAGGACGAAGAGCGCCGCCGCGTCGCCCAGGATTTGCACGACGGCCTGGGCAGCATGCTGTCTACCGTCAAACTTTATTTTTCCACCATTGATGCCAAAATGGACCTCATCCGCCTGGAGAGCCGCGAACAATACAGCAAGGCCAACCAATTGCTGGACGAGGCCTGCGAAGAAGTCCGAAGGGTAGCGCACGACATGCATTCGGGCATCCTGAAAAAGTTCGGCCTGAAAGCCCAACTGGAAGACCTGGCCGAGACGATCAACAACAGCAAACAAATTGAGGTCGAATTGGTGACGCACAAGCTTAGCGGCCGCCTGGATACCCAACTGGAAGTAAACGTCTACCGCATCATTCAGGAGCTGGTCGGCAATGCCCTCAAACACGCCAGGGCTTCAAAATTGAACGTCCAACTCAGCCGTTTTGAAAATATTATTCATATTTTAGTAGAAGATAATGGGGTAGGTTTTAAAGAAAATATCGCCCTGGAAAAAGGAGGCATCGGCCTTACCGGAATTCAATCCAGAGTAAAGGCCCTGGATGGAAAAATAGCAATTGATTCTACCCTGGGCAGAGGCACCACCGTTTCGATTGACATTCCCTACCAACCCCAGGAGGCATTACTGGAAAACCATTAA
- a CDS encoding response regulator transcription factor: MIKVLLADDHQMFIDGMKAMLQQEKDIQIVGQASNGDEVLDFLEKNPVDVVVLDIEMPETDGIEATRIIRKEYPRAKVLILSMYNRKNFIIKLMEAGASGYILKDKSKEELIGAIHNVHRGQPHFGLEVLSKITGAGAASEPDIEVQLSERELQVLCLIAEGKTTKEIAPQLNIAETTVNTHRRSLLQKIDVPNEKHLVRYAIKHKLVEL, encoded by the coding sequence ATGATTAAAGTATTGTTAGCCGACGACCACCAGATGTTTATCGATGGCATGAAGGCCATGCTTCAACAGGAAAAGGATATACAAATCGTTGGGCAAGCTTCCAACGGGGACGAGGTGCTGGATTTTCTGGAGAAAAACCCCGTCGATGTGGTGGTGCTGGATATTGAAATGCCGGAAACCGACGGCATCGAGGCGACCAGGATCATTCGAAAAGAATATCCCCGGGCCAAGGTTTTGATCCTGTCGATGTACAACAGGAAAAATTTCATTATTAAATTAATGGAGGCTGGCGCATCCGGTTATATCCTCAAAGACAAGAGCAAAGAGGAACTGATCGGGGCCATTCACAATGTTCACAGGGGGCAACCTCATTTTGGCCTGGAGGTACTGAGCAAAATCACCGGGGCCGGGGCCGCCTCGGAACCCGATATTGAAGTGCAGTTGTCGGAGCGGGAACTCCAGGTCCTCTGCCTGATCGCAGAAGGCAAAACAACCAAAGAGATCGCCCCGCAATTGAATATTGCTGAAACCACCGTAAATACCCATCGTCGCAGCTTGCTACAAAAGATCGATGTGCCGAATGAAAAGCACCTGGTACGGTACGCGATTAAGCATAAGTTGGTGGAGTTGTAA
- a CDS encoding GNAT family N-acetyltransferase: MNPYTITTDPSRFDYERIFDFISRRSYWARGIPMDVMKRSIENSLCFGLFFEEEQVGFARVVTDYATFAWLGDVFIDEAHRGKGLGKHLMETIHGHPDLQGLRRWMLATSDAHGLYKKFGYAAPARPEIYMERYAPGGYGG; this comes from the coding sequence ATGAATCCATACACCATCACCACCGACCCCAGCCGCTTCGATTACGAGCGCATCTTCGATTTCATCTCCCGCCGGTCTTACTGGGCGCGCGGCATTCCCATGGATGTAATGAAGCGGTCGATAGAAAACTCCCTGTGTTTTGGCCTTTTTTTTGAAGAAGAGCAGGTGGGCTTTGCCCGGGTAGTTACAGACTATGCGACTTTTGCGTGGCTGGGCGATGTCTTTATCGACGAGGCACACCGGGGAAAGGGGCTGGGCAAGCATCTGATGGAAACGATACACGGGCACCCGGATTTGCAAGGGCTGCGGCGCTGGATGTTGGCGACGAGCGATGCGCATGGGCTGTATAAAAAGTTCGGCTATGCCGCTCCGGCAAGGCCGGAGATTTATATGGAAAGGTATGCCCCGGGGGGTTATGGAGGTTGA